DNA from Pseudomonas putida:
ACCAGATCCGCGTCTTCCCCAATGGCTTCGACAACCTGCGCCCAGGCGACCGCCTCGAAGTGCCCAGCGCCCCGCGCATGGCCCTGCCCGAGCTCAATTCCAACGGTGTGACCCGCGAGACCCTGGACACCCAGGACGAAGAGCAAGCCCGCAAGCTCGCCGGCATGGCCAGCGGCACCGCCAACTTCATCACCGCCGACGTCAACAAGAGCGACGCAGCCGCCTCCATGGCCCGTGGCATGGCGTCCAGCGAAGTCAGCGCCCAGACCCAGTAGTGGCTGAGCCGCTTCGGCACCGCCCGCGTGCAGATCAACGTCGACGACAAGCTGTCCCTGGCCAGTTCTTCGCTCGACCTGCTGCTGCCGGTACACGACACAGAAAAACACCTGCTCTTCACCCAGGGCAGCATCCACCGTACCGACGACCGCAACCAGGCCAACCTGGGTGTGGGCGTGCGTCGTTTCAACGATGACTACATGGTCGGCGTCAACAGCTTCTTCGACCACGACCTCTCCCGCAGCCACTCGCGCTTGGGCGTAGGCGTGGAGTACTGGCGCGACTACCTCAAGCTCAGCGCCAACGGCTACCACCGCCTCAGCAACTGGCGCACCTCGCCCGATGTGGTCGACTACGAAGAGCGCCCGGCCAACGGCTGGGACGTGCGCGCCGAAGGCTGGCTGCCCTCCATGCCGCAACTGGGCGGCAAGCTGGCCTACGAAAAATACTACGGCAGCGAAGTGGGCCTGTTCGGCAAGGACAACCGCAAGAAAAACCCGCACGCCGTCACCACTGGTGTCACCTACACCCCGATCCCGCTGCTCACCTTCAGCGCCGAGCAACGTCGCGGCGATGCCGGTGCCAGCGATACCCAGTTCGGCATGCAGTTCAACTGGAACATCGGCCAGAGCTGGAGCAAGCAGACCGATCCAAATAAAGTCGCAGCCATGCGCACGCTGGCCGGCAGCCGCTACGACCTGGTCGAGCGCAACAACAACATCGTCCTTGAATACCGCAAGAAAGAAGTCATCCGCCTGAACGTCGCCCGCCAACTGGCCGGGGCCGGTGGCGAGCGTAAATCCCTGCAGGTGACGGTCCAGAGCAAGTACGGCCTGGAGCGCATCGACTGGAGCGCCGCCACCCTGCTGCAGGCCGGTGGCAAGATCAAGCACCTGGGCGGCAGCGACTACCAGCTGACCCTGCCGTTCTATCGCAGCGGCGCCCAGGCAGTGAACACCTATACCCTGCACGGCGTAGCCGTGGACAAGCAAGGCAACCGCTCCAACCGCAGCGAAACACAAGTCACCGTCAACGCGCCCGTATTCGACGCCGCGCGCAGCACCTTCCTGCCCACCGACAGCGTCGTGCCCACCAATGGCGGCGTCCAAGTGGTGACCTTGACCGTGCGCGACGGACAGGACGGTCTGATCGACGTGCCGCTGAGCGACCTGAAGCTGGCCGTGACCCGTGGCACCGCCAGCACCGGCGCCAAGGTGTCGGACTTCAGCCGTAAATCGGTGGGCGTGTACGAAGTGACCGTCACCGCCGGCACGCTGCCGGAGACCCTGACGCTCAGGCCGTCCATCCAGAACACTGCACTGACCCAGGCGAACATCTCGATCATGGACCGGGTACCCGACGCTGGCACCTCGGCCTTCAAGGTCACGCCCAGCGAGATCGACACCAGTGGTACCACCGTGGCCACCCTCACCTTGACGGCCAACGATGCAGACGGCAACCCAGTCCCCGACATCGCCGACCAACTGACCTTTATCGTCAAGGATGCCGCCGGCACCTCGCCTGGCACCGGTATCACCATCGGCCAGGTGACCGAAACCACCGCTGGGAGCTATACCGCGCGCCTCTCCGGCACCAAGGCCGGTGTGTGGACCGTCACCCCACAGTATAAAGGTACCGCCCTCGGCGCCCTCAACGGCACCGTGAAGCTGGTGGCCGGCCCAATCGCGGCCGTGCGCTCGACCGTGACAGCTGTGCCGAACGCCATCGAGGCCGGCAGCGGCGAGATCTCGGTCCTGACACTCACCGCCAAGGACGCCGAAGACAATCCGATCACCGGCATCGCCGACAAACTGTCTTTCCGTGTGAAAAGCAGCAGTGGCAGTGACGCCGGCTCGGACATCACCCTCACCGCCGTGACCGAATCCGCACCTGGCGTCTACAAGGCGAACCTGAGCGGGACCAAAGCCGATACCTGGACCGTAACGCCCCTGTTCGAGAGCAACGCCTTGGGCATCCTGGCCGATGTGGTCCTCACGCCGGGCGCAGTGGACGCCGGCACCTCCGATTTCACCGCCAACCCAATATCCATCGTGGTAGGGGCTGCCGAATCCGAACTGAAGTTCAACGCCAAGGATGCCAAGGGCAATCCTGTTTCCGGCCTCGCGAAAGACCTGAGCTTCGCAGTGCAGGGCAGCACCGGCGCGCCGGTAGGCTCTGATGTGACCATCACCCCCCTGCAGGAAACCACCCCGGGCACCTACACCGCCAAGCTCAGCGGCACGAAGGCCGACGTCTGGACCGTCACCCCGCAGCTCAAAGGCACCGCCCTCACCAGCCTCGCCGCTGACGTGACCCTGCTTGCCGGCGCATTGGACACCGGACACTCCCTCTTTACCGCCACACCGGACAAACTCGAAGCCAACAACAAAGACAGCTCGACACTTGAGTTCGTCGCCAAGGACGCCAAGGAAAACCCCCTCACCGGCCTCACAAGCAAACTGACCTTCAGCGTGAAGAACGACAAGGGTGAGAATGCCGATGCGGGCGTGACCATCGAGAACCTCAGTGAAACCGTGGCAGGTACGTATACCGCCACCCTGAAAGGCTCCAAGGCCGATACCTGGACCGTGGAAGTCTTGCTCGACAGTGCCGCCACCGGCATGAGCGACAAAGTGATCCTGACCCCTGGCGCCGTGGATGCGGGCACCTCCAAATTCTCCGCGAACCCCGACACCATCGCGGCGAACAAGGTTGCCAAGTCCGATTTGACCTTCAACGCCAATGACGCCCAAGGCAACCCCTTGAGCGGTATCGCAGCTGACCTCACCTTCGACGTACGCAATAGCGCCGGCGATGCCGGGGGTAGCGATGTGACCGTGGAAGACCTCAAGGAAACCACCCCGGGCACCTACACCGCTACGCTCAGCGGCACCAAGTCCGATGTCTGGACCGTCACCCCACAGGTCAACGGCACCGCGCTCACCAGCCTCGCCACCGACGTGACCCTGGTGCCAGGCGCATTGGACACTGGACGTTCCGTCTTTACCGTCAACCCAAAAACCATCGAAGCCAATGGCAGCGACAACTCGACGATCGAGCTCATCGCCAAGGACGCCAAGGACAACCCGCTCATCGGCCTCGAAACGCAACTCAGCTTCACCGTGAAGAATGGTCTTGGCGAGGATGCCGCTGCTGGCGTCACCATCGAGAACATCAGTGAAACCGCGGCAGGCACCTATACCGCGACCCTCAAAGGCACCAAGGCCGATACCTGGACCGTAGAACTGATGCTCGACGGCACCGCCGTGGGCTTGAGCGACACCGTGGAGCTGACCACTGGCGCCGTGGATGCCAGCAAGTCCACGCTTCTGGCGAACCCGGACCGCATCGAAGCCGGCGGCACCGAAAAGTCCGAACTGACCTTCACTGCTCGGGATGCCCATGACAACCCGATCAAAGGTCTCATCGGTAACCTCGTCTTCGACGTGACCGGCAGCGGCAGCGCCGCCAGTGGCGACGTGACCGTGGAAGATCTCAAGGAAACCACCCCAGGCACCTACACCGCCAAGCTCAGCGGCGCCAAGGCCGATGTCTGGACCGTCACCCCACAGGTCAAAGGCACCGCCATCGGTGGCCTCACCACCAAAGTGACCGTGGTTCCTGGTGCATTGGACACTGGACGTTCCAGCGTTACCGTCACGCCGGACGCCATCGTCGCCAACGACATCGACACCTCGACGCTCGAGGTCATCGTCAAGGATGCCAAGGACAACCCGATCACCGGCCTCGAAGGCAAACTTACATTCCGCGCGCACAACGAGGATGGCCAGGATGCCAGCACAGGCGTCATCTTCGGTAGTGTCAACGTAACTGCGGCCGGCACTTATACCGCCACCGTGAAAGGCTCCAAGGCCGATACCTGGACCGTGGAAGTCTGGCTCGACGGCACCGCCACCGGCATGAGCGACAAGCTGATCCTGACCCCGGATGCCGTGGATGCAGGCCGCTCCAGTGTTTCGGCAAACCCGGCGACCATTGCCGTTGGCGGTTCCGAGAAGTCCATGCTGGAGTTCATTGCTCAGGATGCCAAAGGCAATCTGATCAAAGGTCTCGTGGGTGACCTCGTCTTCGACGTTACCGACAGCAGCGGCGGCGCGCCAAGTGGCAACGTGATCGTGGAAGGTCTGCAGGAAACCACCCCAGGCACCTACACCGCCATGCTCAGCGGCACCAAGGCCGACGTCTGGACCGTCACGCCAAAGCTCAAGGGGGCCGCCATCGGTAGCCTCAAGACCGAGGTAACCCTCAAAGCGGGCGCCGTCGACGCCGGGAAATCCAATTTCCAGGCCACCCCTGTGACCATCGACGCAAACAACGCGGACAGTTCGACCCTGACATTCGTCGCCAAGGATGCCGAGGACAACCCGGTGACCGGTCTTGCTGCCCAGGTGACCTTCAGCGCCAAAGACAGTGGCAACAACACCGCCGGGGTTACCGTCGGCAGCACCAGCGAAGATGCCGCCAACCCAGGCACCTATACCGCCACGCTTACCGGCACCAAGGCCGATGTCTGGACCGTCACGCCGAAACTCGCTGGCATTGACCTGAGCAGCCTCACTGAAAAAGTGACCCTCGTGCCGGGCGCGCCGGACGCGACCACCTCCAGCTTCGACGCCACTCCTGCGCGCATTGATGCCGATGGTTCGACTCCGTCAACGCTGAAGTTCACTGCCCTGGATGCAAACAAGAACCCGATAAGCGGTATCGCTGCCAAGCTGATGTTCAAGGTCGAGGGTACTGGTGGAATTCCGGCACCTGGCGAGGTCGACATCGAGCCGATCGTGGAGGACGGCACCACCGGTGTATACACTGCCAAGCTGCGCGGCACGCTGGTAGGTACCTATACCGTGACACCACAGGCGGACACTGTAAGCCTGGATACCTTGGCGACTTCCGTCGAGTTGTTCAAAGCAGGTCCACCCGCGGATGCGTACTCCAAAATCGAGGTCAGTAAAGACAGGGTCTACGCGGACGGTGTCGAACAGACCGAAATTCTATTCACGGCGATGGACGCCTCCAACCAGCCCGTCAGCGGTATCGAGGATCAAATCAGCTTCCAGGTACAGGACAATGGGACGCCTGTGACCGGCATCACATTGAGTGCCATTACCGAGAAAGGGAACACCGGTGTTTATTCGGCGACCCTCGAGGGCACAGCCGTGGGTAAGTTCAAAGTGGTTCCACTGGTCGAGGGCAAGGAGTTGAATATCTCTGAGCCAGTCGAATTGTTCACCAGCAGCTTTGAAAAGTTCCGCAACGATTACGGCTGGGAATACAAGATACCCACTTCGTACCCGCAGACCGGTTACGAAGGCGCAAAATTCACCGTTCTACTGAGCAACAACGACAACCCCGACGACTACGACTGGACGTCCGATGCGCCTTGGTTGACATCACGAGGGGCCGGCACCTTCGAGTTCACCGCAGCACCTACCGGCGCGAGACTGGCCAATATTACGGCCCAGCGAAAGGGAAGTCCTATCAAGCACGACTACCAGATAAACAATAAGAGGTGGTTCTATGTGAGCAGCGACAGCATTCCTAGAAACCCCAGTACGCTTGAGGACGAATGCAATGCAAAAGGAATGGTTGTAGGAGATTCTGTTAGATATGCAGGAGGATTAGGATTCCCAGGCGTATCGGGCTTCTTGAATGAATGGGGAAGCATTGCGCCAAACATAGCGGACAATTACTTCGCGCTGTGGGATCCTTTGAATAGAAAATGGGTTCGAATAGCCGGGACATATGACGATTATAATAATGGAACCCCCGTCGGCGTACCGACTGATCCAACTCGTTTGATTTGCATGTTCTGATACACGTCCTCATAGAAAGCCCCGGCATTGCCGGGGCTTTCTATTTCTGATCGCTAGAGACATCTGGCACAAGACTGCACGCAGGCGATCATGGCGTCTGCTCGCTCTCGTGCATGCCAGGACACTGCGTTTCTTGCCCCGTTTTGCCGGGTCTGGTCTTGGTACGAACACAGTTGTTAGACCCCAAGCGATACGCCTTGAAAACCTACTGCAAAGCCCCTTCCCCCACCCGTTCCACCTGCTCGATCGGGACCTGCCGCGCCAGATGATCGGCCGCAATGAAGCCAAAGGTCATCGCCGGCCCAATGGTCGATCCCGGCCCTGGATACGTCTTGCCCATCAACGCCGCGCTGGTATTGCCGATGGCATACAACCCCTCGATCACCGCCCCGTCCGCGCGCAACACGCGGGCATCGGCGTCGGTGCGCAGGCCGCCCTTGGTACCCAGTTCCCCGGCATCGATGCGCAGGGCATAGAACGGCCCGCGTTCCACCGGCCCCAGGCACGGGTTGGGCCGGCAGTTGCTGTCGCCGTAGTAACGGTCGAACAGGCTGTCGCCCTTGCCGAACTGGGTGTCCACGCCCTGTGCCGCCATCTGGTTGAAGCGCTGCACGCTCTGCCCAAGCCCCGCCGCGCTCACGCCGATCTTGCCCGCCAGCGCCGCCAGGCTGTCGGCGCGGTAGATGACGTTGTCCAGCCAGCCTTCGGGGATCTTGCTGTCCGGCTGCACCGACCCTGGCAACAACACGCCGCAGGGGTAGCGTTTGCGGTATTCAGCATCGAAGATCAGCCAGGCCGGTACGTTCGCGCCGGTGCGCGCCTGGTCGGCGTACATGGCGTAGATGATGTCCGTGTACGGCGCGGCCTCGTTGACGAAGCGCTCGCCCCGACCGTTGACCATGATGCAGCGCGGAAACGCCCGTTCGACGAACAACGCTCGCTGCTTCTCCTCGCCCGGCACACGCACGGTCGGTGCGCCCCACACGTGGTCCATCAGCGCCACGTCCGCGCCCTGAGCCAGGCCCGCGCGGATGCCATCACCGGTATTGATCGGCGGCGCGGCCGTCCATTCGGCGCGGGTCGGGCTGGGCAGGTACTGCTCGCGCATCAGCTGATCGGCCTCGAAGCCCCCGCAACCGAGGATCACCCCAAACGCCGCGCGCACGTTCACAGGCTTGCCCTGGCGCTCGACCACCAACCCCGTCACCTTGCCCCCATGGCTCAACAGGCTGCGCATCGGCGCTTGCAGCCACAGCTCGATCTGCCGAGCCTGCATCGCCGCGCGCAGGCTGGCGACCAGGGCATTGCCCAAGGTCAGGCGCCGGTCACGCGGTGTGCGCCGGCGCCAGGCAAAGTCGGCCATGTACTTGAGGCCCAGGCGGGCGGTGAGCCACAGCCAGCCAGGCTCCTTGGCCAGGATGGTGTGGGCCTCGACCTGGGTCATGGCGATGCGCCCGGCGATCAGGGTGGCCGGCGACGGCGCGCGCAGGCGCTGGAATTCATCCCCCAGGCGCGCCGCATCGAAGCTCGCCGGCTCCATGGTGCGGTAGCCGGGCTTGCCGCCCTCGCGCTCGGGGTAGTAGTCCGGGTAGCGCTTCACGGCGCGAAAGTACGTCTGCGCCTGGGCGGCCAGGTAGCCGACCATGCGCGGGCCATGCTCCAGGTAGGCGTCCATGCGCGCCGGGTCGTAGTCCTCGCCGACCGTGGCCCGCAGGTAGGCCTGGGCCTGCTCGCGTGAATCGTTGCCGCCGAGCGCTTCGATCTGGTCGTTGCAGGGGATCCAGATCCCGCCACCGGAGATGGCCGTGGTGCCGCCGTACTCGGCGGCCTTTTCCACCATCAGGACCGACAGCCCCTGGTCGTGGGCACGCAACGCCGCCGTCATGGCGCCGGCCCCTGAGCCGACCACGACCACGTCGTAGACGGCGTCCCAGTGCACAGCCTGCTGATTGTCATTGTTCATCGATGCACCTCCCCGCTGGCGGCCGCTGGCCGCGATTCCATGGAGCCCGCACTATGTCACATATTTTTATTTATGAGTCATTGCGATGACACAAAAACTTGCAGCCGTGCCATTAAGTGCGACAATCGCCGCCAATCCCAATGACCACAGAAGGTTCCGCCATGACCCGACAACTGCGCTGGGGCGATGCCAGCCGTATGGACAGTGCCGAGCAAGGGCGACAGCAGATCCTGGAGTGCGCCTTGGCGGCGATGAGCGAAGTGGGCCCGGATGGTTTTGCCATCGACGACGTGGCGCGCCGGGCGAATATTTCCCGGCGCACGCTGTACCGCTACTTCGCCACCAAGCAGGAACTGGTGCAGGCGGTGATCAGCAGCGAAAACGCCGGGTTCTTCAGTGCCATGCAGCAACAGCTGGTCGGCTTCGAGGACGATTTCGAGCGCTACCTGGAAGAATGCCTGTGCTTTGCCGTGCGCTATCGCGACCAGCACCGAGGCGGGTTTCACCAGGGCTACCTGGCCAAAGCGGCCAGCCCCGAGGTGTTCGCCTACATCCTCGAGGACATCGCGCCGTTGTGGCAGCAACTGCTGGCCGGCCCCTTCGCGCGCCATGTCGAGCGCCACGGCGCCAGCGTCAGCCTGGACGACAGCATCGCCCTGATCAGCCGGCTATGCCTGGCCTACTGCCTGGTGCCCGAGGCGCCGGCGCAAATCCGCAAGCAACTGCGCCTGCTGCGCCACATCAGTGCCTGAGCCCGTCAGGGCAATAGGCGCATGGCGCTGGGCACCGGCATGTAGCACGGCTGGTAATCGGGCTGGCAGTAGTAGGCCATGCTCAGCGGCATGGGCAAGGGGCGTGTGATCGCGGCCACATAGGCGGCGGCGAAGGCACATACGATCAGGGTCAGGCAAAATCTTGTTGTTGTTTTCATGGCCATGCCTCTTTGAGCGAGGGAGACGTTGTGAAGCCAGACTAGAAGGGGCTCGATCGGCCCGCCTCGTCCAAACGGACGAGGCGGATCACTTTCAGGACAACGCCCGGCGAATGTCCGCCGCGGCGCCCTGCAACGCCCGGGCGGCCGCCTCGACGAATGGCGCCATGCTGATGAAGCCATGCACCATGCCCTCGCAGCGCTGCAAACGCACCGCCACCCCGGCTGCCTGCAGGCGCTCGGCGAAGGCCTCGCCCTCATCGCGCAGCGGGTCGTACTCGGCGGTCAGCAGCGTGGTGGTCGGCAGGCCCTGCAGGTACTCGTCACGCAGGGGCGATACCAAGGGGTCGGTGCCCTGCTCGGCACGCTCCAGGTACTGCGCCCAGAACCACCCCATCATCGCCCGCGACAACAGGTAACCCTCGGCGAAGTCGCGATAGGACGCGCTGTCGCACGCCGCATCCGTCACCGGGTAGAACAAGCATTGGTGACGGATCGCCGGCCCCTGGCGCTCCCGGGCCAGCCGGCTCACGGCGATGGCCAGGTTGCCGCCGGCGCTGTCCCCGGCCACCGCCAGGCGGCGGGCGTCCACCCCCAGCGCATCGGCCTGCTCGACCAACCAGCAGGTGGCGGCGTAGCAGTCCTCGGGCGCTGCTGGAAAGCGCGCTTCCGGCGCCAGGCGATAGCCTACCGACACCACCACCGCGCTGGTCTCCAGGGCCAGGGCGCGGCACAGGTTGTCGTGGGTGTCGAGGTTGCCGATGACAAAACCGCCACCATGGAAGAACACCAGCAGCGGCAGGTCATCACGGGCCACCGGGCGGTACAGGCGCGCCGGCAGCAGGCCCGCCGCGCCGGCCACTTGGAGGTCGCGCACTTCGGCCATGTCCGCCCCTGGCAGCGGCGGCATCAGGTTGTCGGCGTGCAGGCGGTACTGCACGGCATCGAGGGTGGCGTAGTCCGGCTCGCCCTGGGCGGTGAAGCCCTGGAGCACGGCGGCCATCTGGGTATCGAGGGGCATGGCGCTCTCCTTGAACGTCACTGGGTACGGATGGACGTCAGTAGATCGGCACCGTCAACGGCGGCCATCGTCCGTTCAGACGATGACCGATGCGTCACGCGCGGCAGAATCACTCGGGTGCATCAGTACCGCCAACCGAGCTGCCAGTGACCGAGGTGGCGTGGTACGGCCGGCGGCCCCAACAAAGACTGGAGAACAACAACATGAGCACGCTGCACCGTATCGAAGCCAAACTGCTGGAAGACCGCTACGCGCGCGGTTGGCACTGCCTGGGCCTGGCGGCTCAGTACCGTGATGGCAAGGCGCACCGGCTGGATGTGTTCGGCACCCGCCTGGTGGCCTTCCAGGGCGAAGACGGCCAGTTGAACATCCTCGATGGCTATTGCCCGCACATGGGCGCCGACCTGAGCACCGGCTGCGTCGAAGGCAACGCCATCCGCTGCCCCTTCCACAGCTGGCGCTGGAACGCGGACGGTGTGTGCGACGACATCCCCTACGCCAAGCGCATCCCGCCACGGGCCAAGATCAAGCGCTGGCCGACCATGGAGCAGAACCACCTGCTGTTCGTCTGGAACGACCCCGAAGGCAACGCGCCGATCGCCGAGCAGGCCATCCCGCGCATCGATGCCTGCTTCGACGACACCTGGGCCAACTGGGAAATCGCCGACCTCAAGATCGACACCAACTGCCGGGAACTGATCGACAACGTCGCCGACATGGCGCACTTCGGCTCGGTCCATGGCGCGCCGGTCGATGAGTTCAGCAACGTCTTCGAAGGCCACACCGCCGCCCAGATCATGCGCGCGCGCAGTGAGCGGTTGTCCGGGGACAGCGAGCTGACCACCGTGGCCACCTACTACGGCCCGGCCTACCAGATCACCGAAATGACCGGCGCCATGGGCGGCCAGCCGATCCACTCGATCCTGCTCAACTGCCACGTGCCGATCGACCTCAACAGCTTCACCCTGCGCTATGGCGTGCTGGTCAAGAAGATCCCGGGATTGTCCGAGGAAGAAAACCAGGCCATCGCCAAGGCCTACGTCAAGCAGGCCCAGGAAGCCTTCTACGAAGACGTCGCCATCTGGCACACCAAGACCCGCGTCGACAACCCGCTGCTGTGCGACGGGGATGGCCCGGTGTACCAGTTGCGCCGCTGGTACGAGCAGTTCTACACCGACGTCGCCCTGCTGGCCGACGAGACCCGCGACAGCAAGCAATTCGTCGTGCGTAGCAGCGAGCGCGCCTGACCGCATCACCCCTGGCACCACCCGGCAGCGGTCCAGACAACCCGCTGTCGGGCCCCGCAACATGACATTGCGCGCGGACAAGGGCTCCTTATATGCTCGCCGACGCCAATGCTAATAATAAGAAGCGGTAACCATCGATGCAGACTCTCAGTTTCGAAGACTTCAGCGAACTGGTCGGCCAGCTCTACGAGGGGCCGCTGGAATCCATCCCCTGGGTCACCTTCCTCAATCAACTCAACAGCCTTCTGCACAGCAAGCACGTCACCTTCATCCTGCGTCCACCCAGCACCCAGGTCGACGGTTTGATGGTCAGCACCAACGGCACCTCCAACGACGCCACCGCGTCCTACAACAAGCACTTCTTCGCCCTGGACCCGTTCGTCGGGCTGCCCAACCGCGAAGTGGTTGCCCTGGCCGACTTCATGCCCGAGGCCGAGCTCAAGCAGTCGGAGTTCTTCCGCAACTTCCTGGAGCCGGTGGATGTGTTCCACATCCTGGGCGTGGACATCAACACCAGTGACGGCGCCCAGTGCCGCCTGCGCATCAGCCGCGGGCGTGACGATGCGCCCTTCGTCGAGTCGGAAAAGCACCTGCTGGCGCGGTTCATCCCGCACCTGGAACGCTCGATCAAGATGCACATGCAGCTCAACCGCATCGAGACCGAGCGCAACCTGTACGCCGGTGCCGTGGACCAGATGGCCGTGGGCACGATCATCCTCGATGACACTGGCAAGGTCCTGCAGACCAACCAGGTGGCCGAGCGCCTGCTGCAGGAAAAGGACGGCATCAAACAGGTCAACGATGGGCTGCAGGTCGGCAGCGCCCGGGACACCCAGGAGTTTCGTCGCCTGGTGCGCCAAGCCATGCTGTCGCAGAAGGGCAACCTGGCCTCGGTGGTCGAGGCCATGCGCGTCAAGCGCCCGTCCGGGCGTGCGGACCTGGGCATCATCGTGCGCTCGGTGCCGCTGTCGGCCTGGAGCGAGGGCAAGCAGTGCCCGACCGTGGTGATCTTCATCAGCGACCCGGAGCAACAGTCTTCGGCGCCCCAGGAGATCGTCCGTGCCCTGTTCGACTTCACCCCGGCCGAAACCCAGCTGGCCATGCTGCTGGCCAACGGCCTGACCCTCGACGAAGCTTCCGAGGAGCTGGGCATCAGCCGTAACACCTCGCGTGCGCACCTGCGCTCGACCTTCTCCAAGACCGGCGTCACACGCCAGACCATGCTCGTGCGGTTGATCCTGCGCAGCGTCGCCACCCTGGGCTGAAGCCCCCCTACCCGCCTGCCTGGTCATCGTCCGCTCGGACGATGGCAGGCGCCGGCCGGCAGCGCACAGTAGCCTCGTCGCTTTCCGCTGCCAGAGGCCCCGCCATGCGCCAGAGCCCAACCATTCTCAAGACCGAGCTGCTGGCCCAGAGCAGCCACTTCCAGATCGAAGCCCTGCACCTGCGTTTCAGCAATGGTCAGCATCGGGTCTACGAGCGCCTGCGCGGCACCGGCTACCGCTCGGTGCTGCTGGTGGCCATGCCGGATCCTAAGCATGTGCTGATGGTGCGCGAGTACGCGGTGGGGGTCGAAGGTACGATCCTTGGCCTGCCCAAGGGGGGTGCCGATACAGGGGAAAGCTACCTGGAGGCGGCGCAGCGTGAGTTGGGCGAGGAAGTCGGCCTACGGGCCGGGCGGTTGACCGAGCTGGGGGAGCTGACCCTGGCGCCGGGGCATCTGTGTCACCGTTGTCGGGTG
Protein-coding regions in this window:
- a CDS encoding invasin domain 3-containing protein → MSRFGTARVQINVDDKLSLASSSLDLLLPVHDTEKHLLFTQGSIHRTDDRNQANLGVGVRRFNDDYMVGVNSFFDHDLSRSHSRLGVGVEYWRDYLKLSANGYHRLSNWRTSPDVVDYEERPANGWDVRAEGWLPSMPQLGGKLAYEKYYGSEVGLFGKDNRKKNPHAVTTGVTYTPIPLLTFSAEQRRGDAGASDTQFGMQFNWNIGQSWSKQTDPNKVAAMRTLAGSRYDLVERNNNIVLEYRKKEVIRLNVARQLAGAGGERKSLQVTVQSKYGLERIDWSAATLLQAGGKIKHLGGSDYQLTLPFYRSGAQAVNTYTLHGVAVDKQGNRSNRSETQVTVNAPVFDAARSTFLPTDSVVPTNGGVQVVTLTVRDGQDGLIDVPLSDLKLAVTRGTASTGAKVSDFSRKSVGVYEVTVTAGTLPETLTLRPSIQNTALTQANISIMDRVPDAGTSAFKVTPSEIDTSGTTVATLTLTANDADGNPVPDIADQLTFIVKDAAGTSPGTGITIGQVTETTAGSYTARLSGTKAGVWTVTPQYKGTALGALNGTVKLVAGPIAAVRSTVTAVPNAIEAGSGEISVLTLTAKDAEDNPITGIADKLSFRVKSSSGSDAGSDITLTAVTESAPGVYKANLSGTKADTWTVTPLFESNALGILADVVLTPGAVDAGTSDFTANPISIVVGAAESELKFNAKDAKGNPVSGLAKDLSFAVQGSTGAPVGSDVTITPLQETTPGTYTAKLSGTKADVWTVTPQLKGTALTSLAADVTLLAGALDTGHSLFTATPDKLEANNKDSSTLEFVAKDAKENPLTGLTSKLTFSVKNDKGENADAGVTIENLSETVAGTYTATLKGSKADTWTVEVLLDSAATGMSDKVILTPGAVDAGTSKFSANPDTIAANKVAKSDLTFNANDAQGNPLSGIAADLTFDVRNSAGDAGGSDVTVEDLKETTPGTYTATLSGTKSDVWTVTPQVNGTALTSLATDVTLVPGALDTGRSVFTVNPKTIEANGSDNSTIELIAKDAKDNPLIGLETQLSFTVKNGLGEDAAAGVTIENISETAAGTYTATLKGTKADTWTVELMLDGTAVGLSDTVELTTGAVDASKSTLLANPDRIEAGGTEKSELTFTARDAHDNPIKGLIGNLVFDVTGSGSAASGDVTVEDLKETTPGTYTAKLSGAKADVWTVTPQVKGTAIGGLTTKVTVVPGALDTGRSSVTVTPDAIVANDIDTSTLEVIVKDAKDNPITGLEGKLTFRAHNEDGQDASTGVIFGSVNVTAAGTYTATVKGSKADTWTVEVWLDGTATGMSDKLILTPDAVDAGRSSVSANPATIAVGGSEKSMLEFIAQDAKGNLIKGLVGDLVFDVTDSSGGAPSGNVIVEGLQETTPGTYTAMLSGTKADVWTVTPKLKGAAIGSLKTEVTLKAGAVDAGKSNFQATPVTIDANNADSSTLTFVAKDAEDNPVTGLAAQVTFSAKDSGNNTAGVTVGSTSEDAANPGTYTATLTGTKADVWTVTPKLAGIDLSSLTEKVTLVPGAPDATTSSFDATPARIDADGSTPSTLKFTALDANKNPISGIAAKLMFKVEGTGGIPAPGEVDIEPIVEDGTTGVYTAKLRGTLVGTYTVTPQADTVSLDTLATSVELFKAGPPADAYSKIEVSKDRVYADGVEQTEILFTAMDASNQPVSGIEDQISFQVQDNGTPVTGITLSAITEKGNTGVYSATLEGTAVGKFKVVPLVEGKELNISEPVELFTSSFEKFRNDYGWEYKIPTSYPQTGYEGAKFTVLLSNNDNPDDYDWTSDAPWLTSRGAGTFEFTAAPTGARLANITAQRKGSPIKHDYQINNKRWFYVSSDSIPRNPSTLEDECNAKGMVVGDSVRYAGGLGFPGVSGFLNEWGSIAPNIADNYFALWDPLNRKWVRIAGTYDDYNNGTPVGVPTDPTRLICMF
- a CDS encoding LysM peptidoglycan-binding domain-containing protein → MIRKSHSQLSPTTRALAWMNIAIQATLPLTVALTPAHAGAASDQKPGAAQTQHTVLHTLAPGETVERVAARFNMTVAELRALNQIRVFPNGFDNLRPGDRLEVPSAPRMALPELNSNGVTRETLDTQDEEQARKLAGMASGTANFITADVNKSDAAASMARGMASSEVSAQTQ
- a CDS encoding TetR/AcrR family transcriptional regulator; amino-acid sequence: MTRQLRWGDASRMDSAEQGRQQILECALAAMSEVGPDGFAIDDVARRANISRRTLYRYFATKQELVQAVISSENAGFFSAMQQQLVGFEDDFERYLEECLCFAVRYRDQHRGGFHQGYLAKAASPEVFAYILEDIAPLWQQLLAGPFARHVERHGASVSLDDSIALISRLCLAYCLVPEAPAQIRKQLRLLRHISA
- a CDS encoding FAD-dependent oxidoreductase; the encoded protein is MNNDNQQAVHWDAVYDVVVVGSGAGAMTAALRAHDQGLSVLMVEKAAEYGGTTAISGGGIWIPCNDQIEALGGNDSREQAQAYLRATVGEDYDPARMDAYLEHGPRMVGYLAAQAQTYFRAVKRYPDYYPEREGGKPGYRTMEPASFDAARLGDEFQRLRAPSPATLIAGRIAMTQVEAHTILAKEPGWLWLTARLGLKYMADFAWRRRTPRDRRLTLGNALVASLRAAMQARQIELWLQAPMRSLLSHGGKVTGLVVERQGKPVNVRAAFGVILGCGGFEADQLMREQYLPSPTRAEWTAAPPINTGDGIRAGLAQGADVALMDHVWGAPTVRVPGEEKQRALFVERAFPRCIMVNGRGERFVNEAAPYTDIIYAMYADQARTGANVPAWLIFDAEYRKRYPCGVLLPGSVQPDSKIPEGWLDNVIYRADSLAALAGKIGVSAAGLGQSVQRFNQMAAQGVDTQFGKGDSLFDRYYGDSNCRPNPCLGPVERGPFYALRIDAGELGTKGGLRTDADARVLRADGAVIEGLYAIGNTSAALMGKTYPGPGSTIGPAMTFGFIAADHLARQVPIEQVERVGEGALQ